The Salvelinus fontinalis isolate EN_2023a chromosome 31, ASM2944872v1, whole genome shotgun sequence genome has a window encoding:
- the LOC129829831 gene encoding matrix remodeling-associated protein 8-like, translated as MWRLFLISSVFFLPSAWGQSSSKLDVVVEARNITLPAGTQAVLPCHSSRMIWTRDRLKDRQRVVHWDLFRSTPEYSVERILDMSAGVKERVYNGFNKGRITIPKTAFTDGNFSLVINNVGPADRGVYSCNLHHHYCQLHQSIKIQLNTTKSVRKEKRYWDGDKTVFVVLLGSSVVLPCVNRRPLWMEGQQEDQQQVAHWDWQPPGVRPDGADRMVDLYASGERRQYGPLFPVDKMSVSEDAFSVGDFSLTISNLQPVDKGLYSCHLHHHYCGLHERRIFRLMVGPSLPPPPPVLTAAPVAPAVPTVLAIPHRLPNDDPSPEVVELERPRVVNVILPEHPGHFFQQMGYFLATFLLLAFIITIVIVLTRRRRKRGLEYDLRRSERSHVTGYDDIALDATELKVCTQEYLNSDYKNNLLKERGMSKGCNKEMDGKLWI; from the exons TTTCTTCTGTCTTCTTCCTGCCCAGTG CGTGGGGCCAGAGCAGCAGCAAGTTAGATGTGGTGGTGGAGGCCCGTAACATCACCCTCCCAGCCGGGACCCAGGCCGTGCTGCCCTGCCACAGCTCCCGCATGATATGGACCCGGGACCGGCTGAAGGATCGCCAGAGGGTGGTCCACTGGGACCTGTTCCGGAGCACACCAGAGTACTCTGTGGAAAGGATACTGGACATGTCTGCTGGCGTCAAAGAGAGAGTATACAATGGGTTCAACAAGGGCCGCATAACCATCCCCAAAACCGCCTTCACTGACGGGAACTTCTCCCTCGTCATCAACA ATGTAGGACCAGCTGATCGAGGTGTTTATAGTTGTAATCTGCATCACCACTACTGCCAGCTTCACCAGTCCATCAAGATACAGCTcaacaccaccaagtcag TCCGTAAGGAGAAGCGTTACTGGGACGGGGACAAGACAGTGTTTgtggtgttgctgggcagctctGTGGTGTTGCCTTGTGTGAACAGGCGGCCCCTGTGGATGGAGGGCCAGCAGGAGGACCAGCAGCAGGTAGCCCACTGGGACTGGCAGCCACCTGGGGTGAGACCTGATGGAGCTGACCGCATGGTGGACCTTTACGCCTCTGGAGAGCGCCGGCAGTATGGACCACTCTTCCCTGTGGACAAGATGAGTGTCTCTGAGGATGCCTTCTCTGTAGGGGATTTCTCTCTGACCATCTCTAATCTCCAGCCTGTCGACAAGGGCCTGTACTCCTGTCACCTGCACCACCACTACTGCGGCCTGCACGAGAGACGCATCTTCAGGCTCATGGTGGGGCCTTCACTGCCCCCACCTCCTCCGGTCCTCACTGCTGCCCCTGTTGCCCCCGCTGTCCCGACTGTCCTTGCTATCCCCCACAGACTCCCCAATGATGACCCAA GCCCTGAGGTGGTTGAACTTGAGAGACCACGGGTAGTCAATGTCATCCTCCCTGAGCACCCAGGGCACTTCTTCCAGCAGATGGGCTACTTCCTGGCTACCTTCCTCCTCCTAGCCTTCATCATAACAATCGTCATTGTGCTTACCCGACGACGTAGAAAGagag GGCTGGAGTACGACCTGCGCAGATCCGAACG GAGTCATGTGACTGGCTACGATGACATCGCATTGGATGCCACAGAGCTGAAAGTCTGCACCCAGGAATACCTGAATTCAG ACTACAAAAACAACCTACTGAAAGAGAGAGGTATGTCTAAAGGCTGCAATAAAG aAATGGATGGAAAGTTGTGgatatga